A single region of the Pontimicrobium sp. SW4 genome encodes:
- a CDS encoding glycoside hydrolase: protein MTTYNAPKINGVSFVASRDSIFEKHIQPVLNVNANYAAIMPFGFFRDVENPEIIYNTNRQWFGESKLGAKQYIEALHKQDIKVMMKPHIWIGRGDFTGHVTMSSENKWRQLEASYSKFILDFAELAEETNAEILCIGTELEKFIEHRPAYWHELIKKIKTVYKGKLTYAANWDEFKRTPFWGELDYIGVDAYFPVSDSQTPTVEECLEGWKVHKTIISELSDKFDKPILFTEFGYRSVDYSGKEPWKSDRSMNSINMEAQTNTTKALFDTFWQEDWLAGGFVWKWFHNYERSGGEDNNQFTPQNKPVESIIRERFKLQQ from the coding sequence ATGACTACTTACAATGCTCCAAAAATAAATGGAGTGAGTTTTGTTGCTTCAAGAGATTCAATTTTTGAAAAACACATTCAGCCAGTATTAAATGTTAATGCTAATTATGCAGCTATTATGCCTTTTGGGTTTTTTAGAGACGTCGAAAATCCTGAGATTATCTACAATACAAATAGACAATGGTTTGGTGAATCAAAATTGGGGGCAAAACAATACATCGAAGCACTACATAAACAAGATATTAAAGTTATGATGAAGCCTCATATTTGGATTGGTAGAGGTGATTTTACAGGTCATGTAACTATGTCATCGGAAAACAAATGGCGACAGCTAGAAGCGTCATATTCAAAATTTATACTTGATTTCGCTGAATTAGCAGAAGAAACAAATGCCGAAATACTTTGTATTGGAACAGAATTAGAAAAATTTATAGAGCATAGACCAGCTTATTGGCACGAATTAATAAAAAAGATTAAAACTGTTTATAAAGGTAAACTGACGTACGCAGCCAATTGGGATGAATTTAAGCGTACACCTTTTTGGGGCGAATTAGATTATATTGGTGTGGATGCCTATTTTCCTGTTAGTGACTCACAAACACCAACTGTTGAAGAATGTTTAGAGGGTTGGAAGGTTCATAAAACAATTATAAGCGAGCTTTCTGATAAATTTGACAAACCCATTTTATTTACTGAATTTGGATATAGAAGTGTGGATTATTCGGGAAAAGAACCTTGGAAATCTGACAGAAGTATGAACAGTATAAACATGGAAGCTCAAACAAATACAACAAAGGCATTATTCGATACCTTTTGGCAAGAAGATTGGTTAGCTGGAGGCTTTGTTTGGAAGTGGTTTCATAACTATGAAAGAAGTGGAGGCGAAGATAATAACCAATTTACACCACAAAATAAACCAGTAGAATCTATTATTAGAGAACGTTTTAAACTTCAACAATAG